In Aspergillus fumigatus Af293 chromosome 4, whole genome shotgun sequence, one genomic interval encodes:
- a CDS encoding spherulation-specific family 4 protein, with protein MASSKLQGRRNLWIGIGVAIAIVVIIVIVVPLAVLLPRKHHGKKATILFPLYIWPETDSTWDPLYEEVTNYPNLNFTIIINPSSGPGNGSQPSPQYAHQIQRLNAYPNVRTVGYVRTGYASRNLTTVLQEVGIYSGWAAVSPSLAMHGIFFDEVPSEYTTSAAEYLATINAAAKNASGLRTDRTVIHNPGAIPDSRYRNIDGTDVTVVFEQSYQEYQIKHASLMALPANRTAYSYMVHSVPSMNNGTLRSLVQDLSERAEYLFLTTLSQNFYESFDPQLPTFCAVMPR; from the exons ATGGCATCTTCCAAACTTCAGGGACGACGCAATTTGTGGATTGGGATTGGTGTcgccattgccattgtgGTTATTATTGTCATTGTGGTGCCATTGGCAGTTCTCCTGCCTCGAAAGCATCATGGCAAGAAGGCTACGATTCTGTTCCCCCTCTATATCTGGCCAGAGACCGACAGTACGTGGGACCCGCTGTATGAGGA AGTGACCAACTACCCCAATCTCAACTttaccatcatcatcaatcccaGCAGTGGTCCAGGAAACGGCTCGCAGCCGAGCCCGCAGTATGCACACCAGATCCAGCGGCTGAATGCGTACCCAAATGTGCGGACGGTCGGATACGTGCGCACAGGGTATGCCAGCCGGAATCTGACCACCGTGCTGCAAGAGGTGGGCATCTACTCCGGCTGGGCCGCGGTATCGCCCAGTCTTGCCATGCACGGGATCTTTTTCGACGAGGTGCCCAGCGAGTACACGACATCCGCGGCTGAATACCTGGCTACGATCAATGCAGCGGCCAAGAACGCCTCTGGGCTGAGGACAGACCGAACG GTGATCCATAACCCTGGCGCGATCCCGGACTCCCGATATAGGAACATTGACGGGACGGATGTGACAGTTGTCTTTGAACAATCGTATCAGGAGTACCAGATCAAGCATGCGAGCCTGATGGCGCTTCCTGCGAACCGGACGGCTTACAGCTACATGGTGCACTCGGTGCCGTCGATGAATAATGGGACCCTCCGCAGCTTGGTGCAGGATCTGAGCGAGCGCGCGGAATATCTGTTTCTCACCACGCTGAGCCAGAATTTCTACGAGAGTTTCGACCCACAGTTGCCCACTTTCTGTGCTGTCATGCCCCGCTGA
- a CDS encoding spherulation-specific family 4 protein: MAPKSGVLVPLYIYPLSTTTWAPLYDAITAHPDLDFLVVVNPNSGPGDLPSPNKDYAREVPKLNAFPNVYTVGYIRIHYCDKPLEKVYQEIDRYASWSACDGLGLGGILLDETPNHYSEAREEYLRACTGFIKGNQGILRDRMVVHNPGTPPDAGLANTCPDLILTCEEPYERYRSDEVQHRLAELPYDRVRCGYMINAVPVGELTGLVRELRDRATYVFATEVEGDFYERFGPTSWKQLMHALKRDSDSETV, translated from the exons ATGGCCCCAAAATCAGGAGTTCTCGTCCCGTTGTACATCTACCCTCTGTCCACGACGACATGGGCTCCACTCTACGACGC GATCACTGCCCACCCCGATCTAGACTTCCTGGTGGTCGTCAATCCCAACAGCGGGCCGGGCGACCTCCCTTCCCCGAACAAGGATTACGCCCGCGAGGTCCCTAAGCTCAATGCGTTCCCCAATGTCTACACCGTCGGCTACATTCGTATCCACTACTGCGATAAGCCTTTGGAGAAGGTCTACCAGGAGATCGACCGGTATGCGAGTTGGTCCGCCTGCGAtgggttagggttaggggGGATTCTGCTGGATGAAACGCCAAACCATTATTCGGAGGCGAGGGAGGAGTACCTGCGTGCTTGTACAGGGTTTATCAAGGGGAATCAAGGAATTTTACGCGATCGGATG GTCGTCCATAACCCAGGCACCCCCCCCGACGCAGGGTTGGCCAACACCTGTCCGGATCTGATTCTGACCTGCGAAGAGCCGTACGAGAGGTACAGATCCGACGAGGTGCAGCATCGCCTGGCCGAACTGCCCTATGATCGGGTCCGATGCGGGTACATGATCAATGCGGTGCCTGTGGGCGAGCTGACGGGCCTGGTGCGCGAATTGCGCGATCGCGCGACGTATGTCTTTGCCACGGAGGTGGAGGGGGATTTCTACGAGCGATTTGGACCAACCAGCTGGAAGCAGTTGATGCATGCGCTGAAACGGGATTCAGATTCGGAGACCGTGTAG
- the uge4 gene encoding NAD-dependent epimerase/dehydratase family protein yields the protein MTSSSRSARSPSASPRIFSEVPTPDSEADGLDTLTPVRDGEEYVLVTGGLGFIGSHTCLELLKAGYNVLIVDDLSNSYRHVFSRILLAAKLHCDRTDGHCPKATLYDVDYRDTSAMRKLLDAYQRDPSTRQSRIIGVIHFAAFKQVEESIHTPLKYYRNNINGLVDLLVLLDQYRITTFIFSSSANVYGTLAEHRPLLHEDACTHQPDPGQRFGAFHPAEIHNSQITNPYGRTKLFGEAILADLARANPAWTIVALRYFNPIGCDASGLLGEDPKVHPSNLVPALVEILTGRRTELLIYGSDWETPDGTPVRDFIHVTDVARGHTAALAAARDGRVRDGFRTFNLGTGRGHSVLELVQTLETVSGRTIPRRVVGRRAGDIGSCVASAERAAAELGWTTAKSLTNACEDLWGYLQE from the coding sequence ATGACTTCCAGTTCACGTTCTGCAAGAAGCCCATCTGCTTCGCCTCGCATCTTTTCTGAGGTCCCGACGCCCGACAGCGAGGCGGATGGCTTGGATACATTGACGCCCGTCCGGGACGGCGAGGAGTATGTCCTGGTCACTGGCGGCCTCGGATTCATCGGCAGCCACACCTGTCTGGAGCTGCTGAAAGCGGGATACAATGTGCTCATCGTCGACGACCTGAGCAACAGCTACCGTCATGTCTTCTCCCGGATCCTGCTGGCCGCAAAACTGCACTGTGACCGGACGGACGGCCACTGTCCCAAGGCGACGCTGTACGACGTCGACTACCGCGACACGTCCGCCATGCGGAAGCTCCTCGACGCCTATCAGCGGGACCCATCGACACGGCAATCGAGGATCATCGGAGTCATCCACTTCGCCGCCTTCAAGCAGGTCGAAGAGAGCATCCACACCCCTCTGAAGTACTACCGCAACAACATCAACGGGctcgtcgacctcctcgtcctgctcgACCAGTACCGCATCAccaccttcatcttctcctcgtccgccaACGTCTACGGCACACTCGCCGAGCACCGGCCCCTCCTCCACGAAGACGCATGCACCCACCAGCCAGACCCCGGCCAGCGATTCGGTGCGTTTCACCCCGCGGAGATCCACAACTCCCAGATCACCAACCCCTACGGCCGCACCAAACTCTTCGGCGAAGCCATCCTCGCGGACCTGGCGCGCGCGAACCCCGCCTGGACCATTGTCGCCCTACGCTACTTCAACCCCATCGGCTGCGACGCGTCGGGCCTCCTCGGCGAAGACCCCAAGGTCCACCCCTCGAACCTCGTCCCCGCCCTCGTGGAGATCCTCACTGGTCGACGAACCGAGCTCCTCATCTACGGCAGTGACTGGGAGACGCCGGACGGCACCCCGGTCCGGGATTTCATCCACGTCACGGATGTCGCGCGGGGCCATACGGCGGCGTTGGCTGCGGCGCGGGACGGCCGCGTGCGGGATGGGTTTCGCACCTTCAATCTCGGGACGGGGCGGGGGCATTCggtgctggagctggtgcagACGCTGGAAACGGTGTCCGGGCGCACGATTCCGAGACGGGTGGTGGGGAGGCGAGCGGGGGATATTGGGTCGTGTGTGGCCAGTGCGGAGCGGGCGGCGGCAGAGTTGGGGTGGACGACGGCGAAGTCGTTGACCAATGCCTGTGAGGATTTGTGGGGCTATCTGCAGGAGTAA
- a CDS encoding glutathione S-transferase family protein: protein MRTCPLRLKLIDLLRSAPFLSVVNCISVTDPPIPQAIEMNVFKEQRGRIALYTAPRTKDGATIAMLIELVGQLHCVHLVHSINEIKHDDASAHTSLPVLFDVTSEGKKTSASGLSDITRYLLTTYDAEHHFSYKDGSKEAEEVTNWIAFLDKTIHGDNPGETFTRKALRLYLHLEEHLQKAQSPYLVGKKCTLADLVVFPYVASASQANLDLERFPELTTWHDRLVRNPHVAKGMKDVYLEA from the exons ATGCGCACGTGTCCCCTGAGGCTGAAGCTGATCGATCTGTTGCGGTCGGCCCCGTTCTTGTCCGTCGTCAACTGCATTTCAGTCACCGATCCCCCAATCCCCCAAGCTATCGAGATGAACGTCTTCAAGGAACAGCGAGGGCGCATCGCGCTCTACACCGCTCCACGGACCAAGGACGGTGCCACCATCGCCATGCTGATCGAGCTCGTCGG ACAACTCCATTGCGTGCACCTCGTCCACAGCATCAACGAGATCAAACACGACGATGCAAGCGCACACACCAGCCTCCCGGTCCTCTTCGATGTAACCAGCGAAGGGAAAAAGACCAGTGCATCCGGCTTGTCGGACATCACCCGCTACCTTCTCACCACATATGACGCCGAGCACCACTTTTCGTACAAGGACGGGTCCaaggaagccgaggaggTGACTAACTGGATTGCGTTTCTGGACAAGACCATCCACGGCGATAATCCGGGGGAAACCTTTACGCGGAAGGCCCTGCGGCTGTATCTGCATCTTGAGGAGCATCTGCAGAAGGCGCAGAGTCCGTATCTGGTTGGCAAGAAGTG TACACTGGCGGATTTGGTTGTTTTCCCATATGTAGCCAGTGCGAGCCAGGCCAACTTGGATCTCGAGCGCTTCCCCGAGTTGACGACCTGGCATGATCGACTGGTCCGCAATCCTCATGTGGCCAAGGGCATGAAGGATGTATATTTGGAGGCGTAG